From a region of the Alnus glutinosa chromosome 1, dhAlnGlut1.1, whole genome shotgun sequence genome:
- the LOC133869001 gene encoding probable xyloglucan 6-xylosyltransferase 3 has protein sequence MGHDAFTALKRGSATGLPTSTTTTTTTTTRGRTTATRGKQIKKTFNNLKLTILCGFVTILVLRGTVGIGGLTGSPDADVNAQKIAEETNRILAEIRSDDEPSDPNEPPEPDINPNVTYTLGPKISNWDYERKSWLAKNPEFPSHINGKARVLLVTGSPPKPCDNPIGDHYLLKSIKNKIDYCRIHGIEIVYNLAHLDKELAGYWAKLPLIRRLMLSHPEVEWIWWLDSDALFTDMVFEIPLWKYNNHNLVIHGYPDLLFDQKSWIALNTGSFLFRNCQWSLDLLDAWAPMGPKGPIRDEAGKILTANLKGRPAFEADDQSALIYLLISKKDEWMDKVFVENSYYLHGYWAGLVDRYEEMMEKYHPGLGDERWPFVTHFVGCKPCGSYGDYAVERCLRSMERAFNFADNQVLRLYGFRHRGLLSPKIKRIRNETTTPLEFVDRFDIRHSTRGGQSGL, from the coding sequence atgggccATGACGCCTTCACGGCCCTGAAACGTGGCTCAGCCACTGGCCTCCCTACTAGTACTACTACGACGACGACGACAACAACCAGAGGCCGTACGACTGCGACGCGTGGCAAGCAGATTAAGAAGACCTTCAACAACCTGAAGCTGACCATCCTCTGCGGCTTCGTGACCATCCTCGTCCTCCGCGGCACCGTCGGCATCGGCGGACTCACCGGCTCCCCCGACGCCGATGTCAACGCCCAGAAGATCGCCGAGGAGACCAACCGGATCCTCGCCGAGATCCGATCAGACGACGAACCTTCCGACCCCAACGAGCCCCCCGAGCCCGACATCAACCCCAACGTCACCTACACTCTCGGACCCAAAATCTCCAACTGGGACTACGAGAGAAAGAGCTGGCTTGCCAAGAACCCCGAGTTCCCAAGCCATATCAATGGGAAAGCTCGGGTTTTGCTCGTCACTGGGTCTCCCCCGAAGCCTTGCGACAACCCAATTGGGGATCACTATCTCTTGAAGTCCATTAAGAACAAGATTGACTATTGTAGGATTCACGGGATTGAGATCGTGTACAATTTGGCTCATTTGGATAAGGAGCTTGCTGGGTACTGGGCAAAACTGCCGTTGATTCGGAGGTTGATGTTGTCGCACCCGGAGGTCGAGTGGATATGGTGGTTGGACAGCGATGCTCTGTTTACGGACATGGTGTTTGAGATTCCGCTATGGAAGTACAACAATCATAATTTGGTTATTCATGGGTACCCAGATTTGTTGTTCGATCAGAAGTCGTGGATTGCGTTGAACACTGGCAGTTTTTTGTTCAGGAACTGCCAGTGGTCTTTGGATTTGCTCGATGCTTGGGCTCCAATGGGTCCAAAGGGGCCTATTCGGGACGAGGCCGGGAAGATTTTGACGGCAAATCTGAAGGGAAGGCCCGCTTTCGAGGCTGATGATCAGTCTGCGTTGATATACTTGTTGATTTCGAAGAAAGATGAGTGGATGGATAAGGTGTTCGTAGAGAATTCATACTATTTGCACGGGTACTGGGCAGGGTTGGTGGATAGGTATGAGGAGATGATGGAGAAGTATCATCCGGGATTGGGGGACGAGAGGTGGCCGTTTGTAACGCATTTTGTGGGTTGCAAGCCTTGTGGGAGCTACGGGGATTATGCGGTCGAGAGGTGCTTGAGAAGCATGGAAAGGGCGTTCAATTTTGCAGATAATCAGGTGCTCAGGCTGTATGGGTTTAGGCATAGAGGGTTATTGAGTCCtaagatcaagaggattaggaACGAGACTACTACTCCTTTAGAGTTTGTAGACCGGTTTGATATTAGGCATTCAACACGTGGTGGACAAAGTGGATTATGA